In Bacillus cereus ATCC 14579, a single window of DNA contains:
- a CDS encoding IucA/IucC family protein, with amino-acid sequence MRVDMYHTKVLKALESEDYISVRRRVLRQLVESLIYEGIITLVRIEKEEQILFLIQGLDEEDKSVTYKCYGRERMTFGRISLDSLIVRVQDEQQEIQSVSQFLEEVFRVTSVEQAKLDSFMHELEQTIFKDTIAQYERNNKREYTQKSYDEFESQLIDGHPYHPSYKARVGFQYRDNFQYGYEFMQPIKLIWIAAHKNYATVGYENEVMYNNILKEEIGDRKLEEFMERIRNKGCNPKQYVFIPVHPWQWENFIISNYADHIQGKFIIYLGTSEDDYCAQQSMRTLRNITSPKKPYVKLSMNLLNTSTLRTLKPYSVVSAPVISNWLNDVVSNDAYLMDEARLILLSEFSSVTYDMNKKAIYGSLGCIWRESVHKYLDAQEDAIPFNGLYAKEKDGTPIIDAWLNKYGMKDWLQLLIQKAIIPVIHLVVEHGIALESHGQNMILVHKEGVPVRIALKDFHEGLEFYRPYLKEVDKCPDFTKMHKTYANGKMNDFFEMDRIECLQELVLDALFLFNLGELAFVLADEYGLKEEHFWMMVVEEIENHLRIYPHLKGRFENIQLYAPTFYAEQLTKRRLYMDVESLVHEVPNPLYRVRQLMKQKSAVTGGNYANR; translated from the coding sequence ATGAGAGTGGACATGTATCATACGAAAGTATTGAAGGCGCTCGAATCAGAAGATTACATTTCAGTAAGAAGAAGAGTGCTACGTCAATTAGTAGAATCGTTAATTTATGAGGGGATTATTACACTGGTTCGCATAGAAAAAGAAGAACAAATTCTTTTTCTAATACAAGGACTTGATGAAGAAGACAAAAGTGTCACGTACAAATGCTATGGCAGGGAACGGATGACATTTGGACGTATTTCTTTAGACTCATTAATAGTAAGAGTCCAAGATGAACAGCAAGAAATACAGTCTGTCTCGCAATTTCTAGAAGAAGTTTTTCGGGTTACTAGTGTAGAACAAGCTAAATTAGATTCTTTTATGCACGAATTAGAACAAACAATATTTAAAGACACGATTGCACAATATGAAAGAAATAATAAGAGAGAATATACTCAAAAATCTTACGATGAGTTTGAAAGCCAATTAATAGATGGCCATCCATATCATCCTAGTTATAAAGCACGTGTTGGATTTCAATATCGTGACAATTTTCAATATGGTTATGAATTTATGCAGCCAATAAAACTCATATGGATTGCAGCACATAAGAATTATGCGACTGTAGGTTATGAGAATGAAGTGATGTATAACAACATTTTAAAAGAGGAGATTGGCGATCGTAAATTAGAAGAGTTTATGGAACGAATTCGTAATAAGGGATGTAATCCAAAACAGTACGTGTTTATACCTGTTCACCCATGGCAGTGGGAGAATTTCATCATTTCAAATTATGCGGATCATATACAGGGTAAATTTATTATTTATTTAGGAACATCAGAGGACGATTATTGCGCGCAACAGTCAATGAGAACGTTAAGAAATATTACGAGTCCAAAGAAACCGTACGTTAAATTATCGATGAATTTACTCAACACTTCAACACTTCGTACGCTGAAACCATACTCTGTTGTAAGTGCACCAGTAATATCAAATTGGTTAAATGATGTTGTAAGTAATGACGCCTATTTAATGGATGAAGCACGTTTAATCTTGTTAAGTGAGTTTTCAAGTGTAACGTATGACATGAATAAGAAAGCTATATATGGTTCATTAGGATGTATTTGGCGCGAAAGCGTTCACAAGTATTTAGATGCACAAGAGGATGCAATTCCTTTTAATGGTTTATACGCTAAAGAGAAAGATGGTACACCAATTATTGATGCGTGGTTGAATAAATATGGAATGAAGGATTGGCTACAATTACTTATTCAAAAAGCGATAATACCAGTTATACATCTTGTTGTAGAGCATGGCATCGCACTGGAATCACATGGACAAAATATGATTCTAGTCCATAAAGAAGGGGTGCCTGTTCGTATTGCGTTAAAGGATTTTCATGAAGGGCTTGAGTTTTATCGTCCATATTTGAAAGAAGTTGACAAATGTCCCGACTTTACTAAAATGCATAAAACATATGCGAATGGAAAAATGAATGATTTCTTTGAAATGGATCGCATTGAATGTTTGCAAGAGCTGGTGTTAGATGCACTATTTCTGTTTAATTTAGGAGAATTAGCATTCGTACTTGCGGATGAGTATGGATTGAAAGAAGAACATTTTTGGATGATGGTTGTTGAAGAAATTGAAAATCATTTAAGAATATATCCACATTTGAAAGGTAGATTTGAAAATATTCAATTATATGCACCTACATTCTATGCTGAACAATTAACGAAACGTCGATTATATATGGATGTGGAATCGCTTGTTCATGAAGTTCCAAATCCATTGTATAGAGTAAGACAACTTATGAAACAAAAATCAGCTGTTACAGGGGGAAATTATGCTAATCGTTAA